One Xiphophorus maculatus strain JP 163 A chromosome 23, X_maculatus-5.0-male, whole genome shotgun sequence genomic window, gcccacccctggtatagattttttcttcctgttcccAAATGTACTTTACTTTGTTCTGGTCTataaattagaaacatttaactACATAATTTGCCGTtagaaaaagagacaaattgTGGGAAGGCTTGTCCAAGACACTGTAAAGATCAACATGCTGAATCTGACTTGAAACAATGTCAAGAATGAAATGTACTTTAGTCAGGATAGAAAATATGTTATATCAATCAGACAAGTCAGCACCACTGAGATTGGAAGACAGTTCAGCAAAGTATTCCAGCAGTTTACTTGTTTTAATATAATGAATTAATGTATcacattataaaaaaattatatccatgaaatagtttttctctgcaaagtagaagaaaactaaaatcagaCCTAAGAAACAATACCTTTTGTCTAACAGCAGAGGGAAACCTAACAATAACTAGCCTAAGTACTTGCATGTTTTGCTGGCAGTTTCATTTTATACATTGCTCATCTCAACATATTTGTAAACCATCAATTTAAATGTGCGAAAACcttatttcagtaaaaatgaaaaaggtacaaaacattacaaaagtaACTTTATACCAACCCAAACATCTAACCGGGCTGTTACTCACAGACTTGATTATCATAGCTCTTGCATGATTGGTCGCTTCATAGGGTATTTTTCATAGTTAGACACAAAGTGAGATTTGAGAGAGAAGTTCTTGTTGGggttaagaaaagaaaatagttgGTTAGACCCAAAGAAAACGATGGTATTCAGTGCAAATCTCagagttttctctctctctctcgctcacTTCCTGTTCCCATTTATTTGCCGGGAAGGGAACTGTGCCAGCAGACTGGCTCTGGGATACATCCTGGACAGGATGCCTGTCCAGCATACATCCTGGACAGGCAAGAGGCACAAgacaaaaaacaggaacaaagacGCTCACACCCAAATGCTCtcacaaagctttttttataGCAGCTCTAAAGTATTatgattctgtttttatttatgttgtttctgTCAAAGGTTTACACCTTTTATACAGAGCAGAACATAGCTCCGTTAGATGTATTAGTAAAACTTCCCTTTTAAATGCTCTTTGGGTTTTCTGTCTTGCAGAGCATTTTTGTTAGGTTTTCCATCAAAGTGTTGCATTTAAGATCTACCTTTTACTGGTCTTTGCAGTTTTGAGGAACAAAAATAAGTCACCCACACTTcctttatttacataaaaaaaacccacaagcATCAATTTCTGAGAATATTTTACACGGTTTGATTGCGTTCAGTGCTAGTACGGTAGTTTCAAGAATCATCCAGTTCACAACATAAACAATCACAAATTCTTatacaaaatataagaaaatgcTCATCACACCACAAATAAAAGAGAATCCAGAGGACTTTCAAATTATTGAACAAAGTAATTTGGCTGATGTTTAAGTACTAACCTTTGTAGGTGTCCTCTGTTAACATGTGACGAGTTTAGCAGCTCAgttcaaatgtggaaaaaaaaaagaagtcagaaTAAGAATAACTGCTCTATTTTAACATCTTTAACGTATCTGTCCTgacatttaacataaaaaaaatgtaaactggaCCTAATACAAATATGTATTATTACTCATGTTTCttcacatttgagtttgttcaACTGAACTGTATTattcaatttatatttttgaaagatgTTTTCTTGATAGACAGTAATTCATAGTTCAGAGGCATTGATAAGATTTGCACTTTgaatttatgcatattttttcaaCTTTAGAAAGCTTTCTATGTATCTGTTCAGCAGTGTAACTAATACTTAAGTAACAAACAACTAAGGATTTATTGCCTGTTTGtcatttgtttacagttttcagTTGTGTAAGTATAGTGAAGGGCAAACTGGTTCTTACATAAACACTGACTGAAAAATGAGAGTGTATTCCTGTGTAGTACGTCTGCAAAGAATGGTGATTTATTAATAGAGTATgcaaaattattagaaaatgaaGATTTATGGATTTATGTTGCATTTAAGATCTACCTTTTACTGGTCTTTGCAGTATTGAGGAACAAAAATAAGTCACCCACACTTCcgttatttacagaaaaaaaacccacaagcATCAATTTCTGAGAATATTTTACACGGTTTGATTGCGGTCAGTGCAAGTACGGTAGTTTCAAGAATCATTCAGTTCACAACATAAACACTCACAAAATGTGTTGTTTAACCATTCCCCGCAAgagttacttttatttaagaaaactttACAATCTTAAAATCGTGAGTTCTTTCTGTACATTGCAATGTATGTACCAGATAACCCAATCTTTACCCACCATCTGTTGGTCTGGAGTCTCTCCTGCTTGTGCGTGCATTTAGCTTCCCTAAGCAATCACACTATTGAAATTGTACCAAACCTGCACACCTggagactgaaatgtttgtcaATTGTTCTTTGTAAATTGCCTAAAGATTACTTAGATTAGATAGAAATCATCTAtctgaacatcaattttcaggACTTTTCATTATTGACGTgcatgctttgatctaaaataTTCCATTTTAGTTTTGGTTGTATGTTttctagcattttttttttgacttagGGGTATCAATACGGCTAAATACACATATGGCACATGTTCcagaattttattcataaaatgtcTTAAGAACCACATGTTGTTCTCCCTCTAaatcagtggttcttaaccttttttgaggtaccgaacccatcagtttcatattcaccgaacccttctttagtgataaataaaatgtttttttttttttcaagacataggtatatgtttttttgctggtgcacaACATGAGCCATGCATGAACGTCAcctttgctcaaagaacaaaaccatgaacttaCAGCAAGTTACAGTATGACTTCATTCTGgcccccaaaaaatatttcggccccataaaagaatttcagcccccaaaatatttttttactatttaaaaataaatttagatttttttcaaagaattaatttttttttaataacttaattttttttatgtattttaaatttaatttgttttttgtcgttttgaatccacaaaatacttttttggggccagaataaagtattgcacaaatgacatgcctgcaaatcagtgtgacttctgctgttgtttttgggagaccagttcagagaggcgtggcttcaccttggcaagtgcgtcttcagagcaaagtctgttcattttcttctttttttgctcgacatatttagtatggattaaaatattaagaaagaaaccacgcgATGTACAACTACGACAGCCGCTGACACTGCGTgcactaaattccccgcagccctgattggccgagcaatgtaacatgatcctctgcagcaagcgatggccaagcggggcgtgtcatcacgactttacacaagtgtgtGTTTACCTCCGCGGCAGAGGCTGCGCcgaacccctggggttcgatcgaacccaggttaagaaccactgctctaaatCCTATAtatgttctactttgtgttaTACCTACTAACCACATAAAGTTTATATGGCGTCGATTTTCTGTTactacaaaatgtaaattaaaagttgtttagtttttaccactaacaaaaaataatacaacCTGGTTGGAGGAAGGCGTTCCGTTTTTCAGTCTAGAGGTGACTAAGTTTTTATCACTTCCTTTTTTCATGTCAGTACCagcgttttttttctttttctaaggTTGATTAGCAACACAACATTTTATACAGTTCACTGTTGAACAATGGGGCCTGGAAACTGGTCTACAGTCATTGAGGCTGTTGCTGGATTACTGATGACGCTACTTCTCATGTCTTATGGtgagtttgtattttgttttttatggcaGTTTCAAAATGCTGTATTTAATTTGACTTCAATCTGATACAGATGGGAACATTATTATAGCGTGTGAATGTCTATGAGTAGGAAATAAGACTATCTTGAATAGTATTCAAGTATTCAGTTAATAGTAACTCCAAACCAAACGAATACATGTTTGGCTTGGagttatttttaatactttgtagaaAAGTCTCATAGCATTGTCTGTTTCAGTTGACTATCACAATTCCTTTGAAAAAGCATAAGATCGGtcctgtaattgtttttttccaggtaAAGGAATTAACTGAGTGAGTTGTTGTGTTTAAAGAAACGACacataaatgaagaaaacagataACAAGAAATGGGAATGTGACATAGAGTAAGACAAAGGTTTCgagaagcaggaagtgatgcTTATTTGAATGCAGAAAAAAGCAATCAACTCTTTATGTAAgaacaaaagcataaatatgatcatttttgcttttttgtcttttaagcCTCTGCTGAAGTAGAAACTTGCTGTGATGGCAGACCGAATGAAACTCTGTGCTTTGGACCTCTGGGAGGAACTGTGTGTGTCAAACTGGTGGACAGCGTCTCAGAAtcgcagagttatcaaataacaCATACAACGTCAATAATCCttacaataaaaaagaattgCGTTATTTCGGGtcctcttcaaaataaatatctcTTTATTCCAAGTAATGGTACATTTAGTATCAATAACCTCATGATGACTGATGGTGGTGAATATGTTCTGGAAATCTTTGATTCTaatggaaggaagaaagaacatcgaacatttaatttgtttcttgaAGGTGAGTCAAAGTTCATTCCTATATTTTACTGAGACACATAATGTATCCCTTATTCAACAGGGAGCATGATTCTACCACTAATGCCTTTTCTACTCTtcaatgaaaattaaatattttataaagcgGTTGTAATTTCTCCTTCAGCTCCTGTGACCTCTGTCCATCTGTTCGCTGAGTGTTTGTCTGAAGGACAGGTGAATGTGTCCTGTCTCTCTGAAGGAGGGAGCAATCCTCAATACAGCTGGACTCTGAATGGAAACAAACTGTCAGGCCATGAGCTTCTCTCTGAAAATATTAAGTCTAACACCATCGTCCTGAGACCAAACGTTGCAGGACGCCTGGTTTGCTCAGTCAGGACTAACTTCAGTTTTCTTCTCAAAGAGAAAATCACATCTACCTGTGGTGAGTGGGCATTTCTGGTCAAAAATAGATCATTTGAAACTAATAACTCTGATCACCAcgtaaataataatttttgtttgctcTTTTTGAATACAGACTTTGTGAACTGCACTTCAAATGGTATACACATATCTAAGTGGgtgtttaaagaaaataacactCTGTGTGTTGAACCTTTACCAGAGAGACATAATATTATGGGTAAGACGACAGATTTAGAAACACAACTTTAGATCTATTCTTGAACAACGTTGGTATTTTATGAAGTGAAAGCTTCTTTTGTAGAGAATTtaataatgtattatttctttcttgaattacaaatatttatgaaatcaCATTAcctttcttaaaaatgtatttttttcttcacttttaaaCAGTGCTATTGCCAATAATAAGTGGTGTACTTGGAGCTCTGCTAATTATCCTAGTTGTCAGCATAGGAATTTTCTgtgtgaagaggaaaaaaccAAACCACAATGGTACCATTTATCTCAATTTGCTAAGTTTTCATCAGCAAACATGAAGCTtataattattatgttttttcttctcctctccttGCTGGTCTtcttcagaagaaaataatcatGACCAAAAATGGACCAATGCTGATCAGGGGAGGAGGCGACAGGAGCTGAGAAAAGATACCCAAGCGGAGTATGGCAAAGTTAAAAAGCAACCTCGGCTGTCTGATGATGTGACGTATGGAAATATGGACAACAGTGTGTATGGAAATGTGGATGAGAGTATCTATGcaaatctctgaaaaaaaacctATGTAAAGAATTTTGGAAGTTTACAGCGActgcaaaacaacagaaacaaggaGGATGTGAAGCaatctccatccatccatccttatTAGAAGGTTTGCTGTCTGATTCTCAGACTGTTTAGAATTCATATCTGGGTGCTATCatatgcattaaaatgttttgttcctcCTCTCGCTTCCTGTTACTGGTCACtggaaaacaaatctttttacaaCTACAAATGCAACAAACATGCATAACTAAGCAACTTAGCTACTGTTCTGTTTAATTTCCTTTCCTTATTATGTGCATTCCTTAGTTTTAAGATCCCTTGtgccttttttctctttgcctgaatttattttcagctcTGACTTGCAGTCTTTAGTTATATTTGTATAGATATCAGTTCCTGCTTAAATTTAAGTCATGTTGTTCCAGTATCTGAATTTTATTGCCACCTTTTACTTCAGTTTCCTTAGCATGTTACTATCACTGCTGACTGATTCTGCTACATTTCACTCGGGTAATCATATGCCTCAGTATTTAACTCTTTCTCTTCCCATGATTTCCTGTTGCTAAGTACCTGTTTGGTTTTCTCATGTTCTGtaggtttttctctttttttttcattaaacttcCACTATGCCATTAACAAAGgctaaatgttttatatgaaGTCCACATTTTGTGTAAGGAAAGAACAAGGCTGCATGTTAGTCTGTTGCAGACTTTCACCTATAATAGGGGCTGATGCATAAACTTTGCATTCATTCTAAAATTAGGTCCGAGTTTTGCAGCTTTATTTTGAGCTACTTGCGCTTTACCCAAATGTTTTGGAAACACTTGACCAAATAGCTAAAGAATATTCAAGTTGACCAAGAACTAAAGGCTGTGGTAgtggtgtaccctgcctctcacccaGTGACCACTAGAGAGAGGAAACGGCTCCTCCGACCGTGCAAGGGTAATCAGGTATGGAGGATGCATGCTAAACTGACATATTGACACTTAGAATACTCCTGTTTTACATGTAATCAATTACTGATTgaaccaaaatgtttgaaacaatAAACATTAGAATCTGTTATGGACTCAAAActgtcaaatgttttgttttgccttttagttgaaaaaaaaaatcagcctaAATACGAATTGGCTCATAATTTTTGgcctaaaacaaaacacctaCCCTGTCAGTTGGAGCAAGGTTTCCCTCTGCTGGCCAATAGAGACAAATACACTTATTCTTGTCTCTGTGCTCTGATACGCCTAACACGCCTCCATGTGGCCAAAGATGACATAGCATGCATTGATAAttgatttgcacattttcattGTGAATATTAAGTGGTCATATTAATTGCAACAATGTAGAGTTCAGTCACAGCCTTTATATTAATCagcacttgtttttttctagatgtCTGCAGGCTTGTTGATGAATGGTTCTATACATGTTTCTCTGATCTGCTTACGAAACATCAATGTGTTTCAGGTATTCAGAGAAGGCCTCAAGTATTTCCATGAATAGAAGCAGTAATAACAATTAAatgtcaatgaaaaaaaaacacttttgtgaCAGCAGTTGAATACATTCATTGTTAAAACTAAACAACCACTAGATATTTGCATGAAGTCTAtcataatttgatttaaaaacagtgagtattttctttatttgtttggtAGGATAATGATAATTATCTTAGTTCCAGGAGCTCTAGAGCACAAAACCAGTTATTGGTTTTACCCTTtctcaaaataattaaatcattgGCACCTTTGAGCCAAATAGATGGATAATTGACAGATTCATCCTAAGGTTGACTAGCATTtcttaaagttgtttttgcgAGGATTTGTAGACTGTCTGGCTGAACCAAGTTCTCATTCTGGGGTTTTGGcaggaaacattttgtgtgGACTTAATTCATGACAGTTCACTTTGATTGCTATACAGTCAAAGTAGTTTGTTTGTGTGGAATATGTTCAAATCAAAGAAACGTAATCTGTGTTGTATGCTTGGGTGTAATTGTGTTGTGAGCTATCAGGATACTTATCTGACCAAATGTCATGTCCTGCCTTCACTTCTTCTTGGAGTTCAGGAAATTTTACAATGTAACAAACTGAGATGGTGTTACCAAGCGGAGATGACAGCTAGCATGTAGGGCCAAGAAGAAGTGAAGGCAGGACATGACATTTGGTCAGATAAGTATAATGAGACTCTTTCTGATATTGTTCTCAGGTGTTTACACCTTTGAAAATGCGCCAAAGTCTTCTGTGGACTTGTATAACAACTCAGCCCACTCCTTCAAGAATTATTCCTGGTCCATGACCCTTGATCAGACAATTTGGACTCCTTCAGATTTTATTACTCACTGGTACTACTTTAATCAAATGCCAACAGATAACCTAGTTCATCTAATGTGCTTGTCTGTCTTAAGaaactgttttatgttaaatgaaTCTTCTCTTATACATCTTGCTCAGAACAGGAGTAATGACTTGGTATCAAATGTAAATGGTCAATGGAAAAGACTTATTCTACTTTTACTCTTACTATCTGGTAATGTGCAACCGAATCCAGGTCCAATTTTCAATAACTTTGACACACCAGCAGAATTCAAAACCAGATCAGGGCTTGGTATATTACATATTAACTCTCGCAGTCTATTGCCTAAGATAGACCTGGTTAAAATCTGGATTGAAACAACTAATAtggatattttagttttgacgGAAACATGGTTAAATAAAtccattacaaataaaaatatttccttagaAGGTTACAATGTTTTTCGTTGTGATCGCCTCAAGAAAGGTGGCGGTGTTGCCATctatgtaaaaaacaattttcatgtCACACTGGTATCTTCTCTATCCATTCCAAAACAATTTGAGTTTCTAGCCTTGAAAATTGAATTCACTAAGGCTCAGAATATCACAGATATAGGGTGTTATCGACCACCTTCTGCAGGCTGTGATGCACTTCCTAATTTGTACAAATATTTAGCTGACCTAAATAATAATGAATTCGTTTTATTAGGAGATCTACATCTAGATTGGTTGACAGCATCTTCAGATAGCTTAAAAACTATATGTGATTCTTTAAACATCACCCAGTTAATACCCCACCCGACCTAATAACAAATGTCCTCTAAAATCATCTCTCCTAGACTTAATTATGACAAACGCTCTGCATAAATATACGGGGATAGGAGTTTTTGCAAATGACCTTAGTGATCATTGTGCAGTAGGTGCAGTTAGAAATCTTAAGTTACTAAAACCCAAGCCACGTATCTTGTTCAAAAGAGATCTAAAACACTTAAACGAACAAACTATTGTTCATGATTTGCTACCTTTTAACCGGAATAGGGTTTCTCTTTTTAATAATGTAGACCTTGCCTGGCAGTATTTTTATGAAGAGTTTTCaagactaataaataaaaatgctccTAAACGTAAAATTAGGGTGAAGGGGAGAAATAATCCTTGGTTTTCACCAGCTATTGGTGTTCTGCTTAAACAAAGAGATGCAGCCTGGGCTAGGGCAAGAAAAAACACTGCTGAGGAGAACTGGCTTTGGTTTAGGAAATTGAGAAATAAACGTACCTCATTAATCAAGAAAGCAAAGTCCGACTTATTTCCTTGccgaaatgacaaaaaatttaaatgatccaAAGAAATTTTGGAAATCAGTTAAATCAGCTACTGAGCAAGCACCACTGAGTGACTTTCCtaattttgtttggaaaaaaggtAATATGGTGTCTgataaattagaaattttaaattatttttatgagcattttatttctctctatttgatgatttaaattcatttagccaaaatgtaaatactgatGAACTGTTTTTGAATAATGAGTGTAACTCCACCATCTTTAACTTTTCCCCTATTTGTACAGCTGAGGTTCTCAGAGAACTGAAAAACATAGACACCCGAAAATCAGCGGGGCCAGATAATCTGGAtcctttttttctaaagttggcTGCAGAGTTTATAGCAGAGCCATTGTctcatatttttaatctaaatctaATCTCTAACAAAATCCCTAGTGTATGGAAATCAGCATTTGTTTTGCCTCTATTCAAAGGTGGGGAATCATCACAGGTAAACAATTACAGACCAATCTCTAAACTACGTATCTTagcaaaaatctttgaaaaattatttgcaaatcAATTGAAGAATTTTTTAGATTCtaattgtgttttacaaaatgtacagtctggttttagaaaaaaacatagcaCTGTCACTGCCACTTTAAAGGTTTGTAATGATCTTATCCAGGCTCttgataacaaaaaacattgtgttgctttgtttattgatttatcaAAGGCATTTGACACAGTAAATCACAAGCTTTTAATTGCAATTCTACGCAGGATTGGGCTCTCACATTAAGCTACCATGTGGGTAGCTGATTATTTGTCAAACAGAACCCAGAGAGTTCAATTGGCTGGTGTCACTTCTTCTACTCTCACTATTTTAAATGGCATACCTCATGGCTCAGTTCTGGGTCCgcttttattctgtatttatataaataacttgTGTGACAATCTGTCAAAtgctttttaccatttttatgcTGATGATTTAATAATATACTGCTATTCTGCATCACTATAGCAGGCGATACAGTATTTGCAGTCTGCTTTTAATGTAGTTCAAACACGTTTACAAACTCTGAAGTTGGTTTTGAATGTGGACAAGACAAAAGCAGTGGTTTTCTCACATGCTAGAAAACTACCAGAAACCACCCTATTGCTTACCACTGCTGTAGGAGTACAAATCGAGTTTGtcagtaattataaatatcttggttttattctagataatgaactctcttttaaaaatcacatagtAAATCTACTACggacattgaaaatgaaaattgggttttattatcGAAATGGATCTTGTTTTACACTCAAAGCTAGAAGAAAATTGGTAGCAGCGACATTCCTGCCACTTTTGGattatggagatgttttataTATGAATGCTTCGACCAAATGCCTTCAATCATTAAATACTGTGTATCATTGCGCTTTAAGATTTATAACCGGTAGTCGACGTTTGACACATCATTGTGATTTGTATGCAAAAGCTGAATGGCCTCCTTTAAGTGTAcggagaaacaatcatttaatgatcCTGATATATAAATCTCTACTCGGTCCAACCCCAGCATATGTATCCACTCTCCTACATAGACCTGTCAGTTCTCGTTCTCTTTGCTCCaataacattattcttctgcatGTCTCGCGCATTCGAACTGAAAAAGGGAAGTAGGTATTCAGTGTGTTGGAGTTCagttgcagtctgaacttaagatgtcggaaatgatttcactggacttatttcgagcagttcttaaagataggcaacaagattctatgaaatagtgtcattgtttttattgttttatacttgtgcatatgtattaattgtttttatcttgtaaccaggttgctatgtattgcaattttttttccctcttgaaaatgagatctagatctcaacggggtttacctggttaaataaaggaatatatataggAACATCAACAGcctggctgttttttttgtgtgatgtCAGTATCAACTATAAAACTAAGTAGTTAACTTTATTCAGTTAAGGTTATTACCTTCGTCACAGCAAAAAAAGGTCAGCAGTTACAATTGCTGTGGGAATTGGTTTACTAGAGGAGCCCAACTTGAAAAGACATGGCTCAACACTGGTGTCTAAAAATGATCAAGCTAAACGTTGAACACAGActtagttcctgtttttctgtggtAGAACTGTCTGCTCTAAAATGATACAATCCTATGAATATATTCAGCAAGTTGTAACAAAATCAATCACCAGTTAGATTAGCTCAACTCTTTGCCTCTTTGTCCCACGTCTGCTCTAGTTTTGCCAAGTCCTTTTGATATGCAGTGAACTTTTAAACTTCATGTGTTGGGGGCGTGTTGggggcgcagggggttagcacgccccacattagacccgcggacgtcgcgggttcgactcctggtcccgacgacctttgccgcatgtcctccttcaaaaatggtgcgtctcagctggctgcctgcagacgcagctcccgtcgtgtgtgtgttaatctgtgtataaaaaattcttgctgtaactgcgaaataatttccctgctgggatgaataaagtaattcttcttcttaaacttaatatttcaataatttttcacatcagttagacattttttctaaaccGTATTCctcttttatattttcctctTGTTGAGACTAATTAGTTAGCCTGgcatgaaatatatttttggtgttCTTTTCTATCAAAGTGGCAAAATCCAGAAAGCATATACTCATAAATAATTTGAGGAGAGCATTATTATGAAGTTCATCTTagtgttttttggtttgttctAATATTGAGGTCATTGATGTCAtattgagtttttctgtgtggatTTTGTGAGCTTCTGTCTTTGTCTAAATAGCCTGTATGTTCACTTCATTTTTAGATCTCTCCATTCCCTCTGtatgtagttttttaaaatatatttttggtgttCCATATCCATGTTGGTAGAAATTCATACAGAATATACTCATGAATAATTTGAGGAAagcattttattgaagtttaattAACTTTTGATTAAGTATTAgccaaagggaaaaaaagaaaaacagaaaaaaaggttaaataagtGCCAGCTGTTGCTTCTAGAAAACCATCACATGTCCAgtcatcttgattttttttaaagattattttatttgagtatACAAGTATTCACtctttgtggggtttttttctgacagcTCAGCTTTTGTAATATTAATGTCACAATTTTtgtgtgatgatgtcatgaGCTTCCGTCTTTGTCTAAGTAGCCCGTATGTTCACTTCCTTTTTAGATCTCTCCATTCCCTCTCTATGCAGTTGTTCATCAGTGACATGAGTTCGGTCCTCCTAAGCAAATAAACATCGATTCTGTCAAAGATTACTGAGAGCTGCTAATCAACAAACCTGAATAATAAAGAAAGATGGCAGCCGCTGTTGGACTGTTGCTGATGTTACTTGGAGTCTCTCAAGGTGAGTTAAAAATATTGTTCATGTTACTTTATCAGGGTTTTATCAGGGCTTTAGATACAGCGTTGGCAATACTTTAAAGAAAAcggctttaaataaaaactacattaaaactacatttaaaatacatttatcattGTTCTTCATGTTGCTAAGCAGCTTATCCTTTCATGTTTAGTTTTCGAgcagcaaaaccacaaaaaagctTCCATGTTCTATCTTCTGCTTTTTTATCTTCCACATCTTCTTCTTcctcatttctttaaataatgtgGGGCAATATGTCTGAAACATGTTGACATACTATTagttaatatttatgttttagtgGAGTTTTCTCAACTACaaacatgactttaaaaaaaaaatcaacaaaagaaataacACTAATTATAGAAATGTTGAAAGACAAAAGTATAATGTTATTGTCTTGACATGTGTTTTCCAATCCCGGTCCTCtgggcacactgccctgcatgctTAAAATGTTTCCCTGCTTGTATGACCTGAAAATAAAGGCTAAATCACAGTTCTCTTAATCTCTATTATATATGTTATCTGATATCTGCCTATAAATGTTGACTGCTATCAAAATGTAGATAATGAAAATTATGGTTATCTGATACAAATATGAAAGTATGACTGAAG contains:
- the LOC111606835 gene encoding uncharacterized protein LOC111606835; translation: MGPGNWSTVIEAVAGLLMTLLLMSYASAEVETCCDGRPNETLCFGPLGGTVCVKLVDSVSESQSYQITHTTSIILTIKKNCVISGPLQNKYLFIPSNGTFSINNLMMTDGGEYVLEIFDSNGRKKEHRTFNLFLEAPVTSVHLFAECLSEGQVNVSCLSEGGSNPQYSWTLNGNKLSGHELLSENIKSNTIVLRPNVAGRLVCSVRTNFSFLLKEKITSTCDFVNCTSNGIHISKWVFKENNTLCVEPLPERHNIMVLLPIISGVLGALLIILVVSIGIFCVKRKKPNHNEENNHDQKWTNADQGRRRQELRKDTQAEYGKVKKQPRLSDDVTYGNMDNSVYGNVDESIYANL